The Malus domestica chromosome 13, GDT2T_hap1 genome includes a window with the following:
- the LOC139190451 gene encoding uncharacterized protein yields MLAYGASADQVDEIARMGKITVLESLMRFCSAIEALYTNEYLRTPTPRDMRRLLRKGEMRGFPGMIGSMDCMHWTWKNCPSAWQGAYGNRKGTKSIILEAVASFDTWIWHVFFGVPGAQNDLNVLAQSPVFDELLQGNSPRCTYTINGTQYEGSYYLADGIYPRWSTFVKTVPHPQTEKEKHFAKCQEGCRKDVERCFGILQARWAIIRAAARMFDVEALRSIMMTCIILHNMIVEDEYDYDGVDEYEPDPMNNSRTRIYCAHDGTEDPVQHEPLERDGRYNELIVQRYTNVQEPYWHVTRQNDLIEHQWGLHEGEDN; encoded by the coding sequence atgcttgcatatggagcatctgcagatcaagtggatgagatcgcgAGGATGGGAAAAATAACTGTTTTGGAGTCCCTGATGCGGTTTTGCTCTGCAATTGAAGCCCTCTACACCAATGAGTACCTCCGGACACCCACGCCAAGGGACATGCGAAGGCTTctgaggaagggtgagatgcgaggcttccctggcatgattggaagcatggactgcatgcactggacttggaaaaactgtccaagtgcgtggCAAGGAGCATATGGCAACAGAAAAGGAACCAAAAGCATCATTTTAGAagcggtggcttcatttgatacatggatttggcatgttttttttggtgttccaggagctcagaatgacttaaatgtccttgcccaatccccagtgttcgacGAACTGCTGCAAGGAAACTCGCCAAGATGCACATATACCATTAATGGTACCCAATATGAGGGATCATACTACCTTGCagatggcatttacccaaggtggtcaacatttgtcaaaacagtgccacatccacagactgaaaaggaaaaacactttgcaaaatgtcaagaagggtgtaggaaggatgtcgagcgttgttttggtatcctgcaagctcgttgggcgattaTCAGGGCTGCagctagaatgtttgatgtcgaggctcttcgatccatcatgatgacgtgtattattctccacaacatgattgttgaagatgagtatgattatgatggcgtcgatgaatatgagccggatccgatgaacaactcaagaacacgtatctaTTGTGCTCATGATGGGACCGAAGATCCAGTGCAACACGAGCCGTTGGAAcgcgatggacgttacaatgaattgatcgttCAACGTTACACTAATGTGCAAGAGCCATACTGGCACGTAACCCGCcagaatgacttgattgagcaccagtgGGGATTGCATGAAGGCGAAGATAATTAG